The following are from one region of the Nicotiana tomentosiformis chromosome 7, ASM39032v3, whole genome shotgun sequence genome:
- the LOC138895965 gene encoding uncharacterized protein yields MEKIKIIKDRLKTAQSRQKSYLDVCRRDLEFKEYDWVFLKVSPMKGIMWFGKKGKWSLRYVEPFKIIQRIGVVAYKLELSPEMSLVHLVFHVSMLKKVVGDPSTIVPVETIKVNEELSYE; encoded by the coding sequence atggagaagattaagatcataaaggatcggttgaaaactgcccagagtcgtcaaaaatcttATTTGGATGTctgtcgcagagacttagagttcaaagaatatgattgggtattcttgaaagtttcccccatgaagggtattatgtggtttgggaaaaaggggaaatgGAGTTTGAGGTATGTCGAGCCGTTCAAAATCATCCAAAGGATTGGTgtggtggcgtacaagcttgagctatcacccgagatgtcattagtgcacctggtattccatgtgtctatgttgaagaaggtagttggagatccgtcaactattgtgccagttgagaccattaaggttaatgaagaattgtcatatgaataA